The Stratiformator vulcanicus genome has a segment encoding these proteins:
- a CDS encoding FtsX-like permease family protein, whose product MTRFNLVLHSLGHFWRTNLAVLLGVAVGAAVIGGALIVGDSVRASLRQITLDRLGNVDFAMSGTRFVTEDLADRWQIDDDASLAPAIAMVGGVSRESDDLINTIGNVNVYGVDERLWSLLKTGAIELPSDFEVVLNQRVAEELKASVGDEVIVSLELPSEIPRESLLGDRDETAREIALTVSAIIPDGVGAGRFGLNPGQQIPPVVFATLDTLQSELGLAAVRATRRNPTAKPARVNALFGAIHPESPPNDSEWLDAKKANALLPEANSALKFALTLDDLDLRIVPNEEFGYLALESRRLILEPGVVAAAEQAAEELGLKQSPVLVYLVNEIANAADPEQFAAYSVAAGIEFDQPPPFGPFDYLEGHAAATGKERISEGSESSNDGEPATQSPPSRSGLQQVVLNEFLANEQLGVEVGDEVTVKFYTVGTQGDLPEEEHRFRVSGIVKLEGTIAADRTLTPALEGITDADTFGDWEQPFDMDLDLVTPEDEAYWEEYRATPKLFLPLDFAQDLFQSRYGTLTSFRVSIPDVMSVEEATELFRRELLTAIEPRELGLAFRPVKLEGLRAAQGTQDFAGLFVGFSFFLILSAAILIGLLFRLGVEQRTRELGLLRAIGFTTKSAGRLLLMEGAVVVLLGGAIGTLAALGYAWLMIYGLRTWWVGAIGTRFLFLSPTPLSLMIGFVGSALLALLAVYWGLRRFRTLSLRELLAGSRQSQASESGGSGTSRLLAVGSAVGGACLILGTLIGLIPDVEAFGGISWAMLSFFVAGMLLLTASVAALSAWLERGSGSPLSSLRQLSARNAVREKQRSVMTTALVASATFVLVAVAAARMDPTEQTPRKDSGNGGFLLLSRSSVPLPYNVNTEEGRTKLGIQLKDPANRELFDRIDAYGFRIRPGDDASCLNLFRTSLPTVLGASDRMIERGGFAFTATSSNEPWQLLKTPLPDIDGKPVYPVFGDMNTLLYSLKKGVGDTIAVPSEENPEYRLQIVGMFVGSVFQGTLVMSEGSFNELYPDLSGYGWFLIEGPQDEQSELSTLLETKLAPYGFDTEPVSRRIADFLAVQNTYLSTFQALGGLGLLLGTVGLAVVMLRNVLERRSEIALMRAVGFRGTRIAIAVLIENSLLLGWGLVAGTASALLSLAPHLVSSGADVPTGSLALLLLAVFVVGSLASLAAVRAAVRTPIVGTLRGE is encoded by the coding sequence GTGACCCGCTTCAATCTGGTTCTGCACAGCCTCGGCCACTTCTGGCGGACGAATCTCGCGGTGCTGCTCGGTGTCGCTGTGGGCGCCGCGGTGATCGGCGGCGCGCTGATTGTGGGCGACTCGGTCAGAGCGAGCTTGCGGCAGATCACCCTCGACCGGTTGGGCAATGTCGATTTTGCGATGAGCGGCACGCGGTTCGTGACTGAAGACCTCGCCGACCGTTGGCAGATTGACGACGACGCGAGCTTGGCCCCGGCGATCGCGATGGTTGGTGGAGTGAGCCGCGAGTCGGACGACCTCATCAACACGATTGGCAACGTCAACGTCTACGGAGTCGACGAGCGGCTCTGGTCGCTCTTGAAGACCGGCGCGATTGAGCTGCCAAGCGACTTCGAAGTCGTTCTCAACCAGCGAGTGGCCGAGGAATTGAAGGCTTCGGTCGGTGACGAGGTTATCGTCTCTCTCGAACTCCCGTCGGAGATACCGCGCGAGAGCCTGCTCGGCGACCGTGATGAAACGGCGAGAGAAATCGCGCTGACGGTCTCGGCGATCATCCCGGATGGCGTAGGGGCGGGGCGATTCGGTTTAAATCCGGGGCAGCAGATTCCGCCGGTTGTGTTCGCCACGCTCGACACTTTGCAGAGCGAGTTGGGCCTCGCCGCGGTGCGGGCGACGAGGCGGAATCCGACGGCGAAACCAGCGCGAGTGAACGCACTCTTCGGAGCCATTCATCCCGAAAGCCCGCCCAACGACAGTGAGTGGCTGGACGCCAAGAAGGCGAACGCTCTGTTGCCGGAAGCCAATTCCGCCCTCAAGTTCGCTCTCACGCTCGACGACCTCGATCTCCGCATCGTGCCGAATGAGGAATTCGGATACCTCGCGTTGGAGAGTCGGCGCTTGATTCTGGAACCGGGGGTCGTTGCTGCCGCGGAGCAGGCGGCGGAGGAACTGGGGCTGAAGCAATCACCGGTGTTGGTCTACCTCGTCAATGAGATCGCGAACGCCGCTGACCCGGAGCAATTCGCCGCCTATTCCGTCGCCGCGGGAATCGAATTCGACCAACCACCACCCTTCGGCCCGTTCGATTATCTCGAAGGCCATGCAGCCGCGACTGGTAAGGAGCGGATCAGTGAAGGGTCGGAATCCTCGAATGACGGCGAACCCGCGACCCAATCCCCTCCCTCCCGGTCGGGGCTACAACAGGTCGTTCTCAACGAGTTCCTTGCAAACGAGCAATTGGGGGTCGAGGTCGGCGATGAGGTGACGGTGAAATTCTACACCGTCGGCACGCAGGGCGATTTGCCCGAGGAGGAACACCGCTTTCGGGTGTCCGGGATCGTCAAGCTGGAGGGCACTATTGCCGCCGACCGCACGCTGACCCCGGCACTGGAGGGCATCACCGATGCCGACACGTTCGGGGACTGGGAGCAGCCCTTCGACATGGACCTCGACCTCGTCACGCCGGAAGACGAAGCGTACTGGGAGGAATATCGAGCGACGCCGAAATTATTTTTACCGCTCGATTTCGCACAGGATTTATTTCAAAGCCGCTACGGCACGCTGACTTCGTTTCGCGTGTCGATCCCCGACGTGATGAGCGTTGAAGAGGCGACCGAACTCTTTCGCCGCGAGTTACTGACGGCGATCGAGCCGCGGGAGCTCGGTCTCGCATTTCGACCGGTCAAACTGGAGGGATTGCGAGCGGCGCAGGGCACGCAGGACTTCGCCGGGCTGTTCGTGGGCTTCAGCTTCTTCCTGATCCTCTCGGCGGCGATCCTGATCGGCCTGCTGTTCCGACTCGGCGTCGAACAGCGGACCCGAGAATTAGGTCTGCTGCGAGCGATCGGATTCACAACGAAGTCGGCGGGACGACTGCTCCTGATGGAAGGGGCGGTCGTTGTGCTGCTGGGTGGCGCCATCGGAACGCTGGCCGCCCTGGGCTACGCGTGGCTGATGATCTACGGGCTGCGCACATGGTGGGTTGGCGCGATCGGGACGCGGTTCCTGTTCCTGTCTCCGACACCGCTGAGTTTGATGATCGGATTTGTTGGATCAGCACTACTCGCTCTGCTGGCGGTCTATTGGGGACTGCGGAGGTTCCGGACGCTTTCGTTAAGAGAACTTCTCGCCGGAAGTCGTCAGTCGCAGGCCAGCGAATCGGGCGGTAGCGGAACTTCAAGACTGCTGGCGGTCGGTTCCGCTGTTGGGGGAGCGTGTCTGATTCTGGGAACCCTCATCGGTTTGATTCCCGACGTCGAAGCCTTCGGCGGGATCAGTTGGGCGATGCTGAGCTTTTTCGTCGCCGGGATGCTGCTGCTGACGGCTTCGGTCGCGGCGCTCTCGGCGTGGTTGGAGCGCGGCAGCGGAAGTCCACTCTCGTCCCTTCGCCAGTTGAGCGCCCGCAACGCGGTGCGTGAAAAACAGCGGAGCGTCATGACAACTGCGCTCGTCGCCTCGGCGACATTCGTACTCGTTGCGGTCGCGGCGGCGCGGATGGACCCGACGGAACAAACGCCGCGAAAAGACTCCGGCAACGGCGGCTTCCTGTTGCTCAGTCGCTCCTCGGTGCCGCTCCCTTACAACGTCAATACGGAGGAAGGTCGAACGAAGCTCGGGATTCAGCTTAAGGATCCGGCGAATCGTGAATTGTTCGACCGAATCGATGCCTACGGCTTTCGCATTCGACCCGGTGACGATGCGAGCTGTCTCAATCTGTTCCGCACGTCGCTGCCGACGGTCCTCGGTGCATCCGACCGCATGATCGAGCGCGGCGGCTTTGCCTTCACCGCAACGTCGTCGAATGAACCCTGGCAATTGCTGAAAACACCGTTGCCCGACATCGACGGCAAGCCGGTCTATCCGGTCTTCGGGGATATGAACACCTTGCTCTACAGCCTGAAAAAGGGCGTCGGCGACACGATCGCGGTCCCTTCGGAAGAGAATCCGGAATACCGGCTGCAGATCGTCGGGATGTTTGTCGGCAGCGTGTTTCAAGGCACACTCGTGATGAGCGAAGGGAGTTTCAACGAGCTCTATCCCGATCTAAGCGGCTACGGGTGGTTCCTGATCGAAGGCCCGCAGGACGAACAGAGCGAACTCTCAACGCTGCTCGAGACGAAGCTTGCGCCGTACGGATTTGATACCGAGCCGGTTTCCCGCAGGATCGCCGACTTCTTGGCGGTGCAAAATACTTACCTGTCGACGTTTCAAGCACTGGGCGGATTGGGACTGCTATTGGGCACGGTCGGGCTCGCCGTGGTGATGCTGCGCAATGTGTTAGAGCGGCGATCGGAAATCGCATTGATGCGGGCGGTCGGTTTCCGCGGTACGCGTATCGCGATTGCCGTTCTAATCGAGAATTCGCTTCTGCTCGGATGGGGGCTCGTTGCGGGAACGGCGTCGGCTCTGCTATCGCTCGCTCCGCACCTTGTATCGTCTGGGGCAGATGTGCCGACGGGATCGCTGGCCCTGCTGCTGCTCGCGGTGTTTGTCGTCGGATCGCTCGCGTCATTGGCGGCCGTGCGGGCGGCGGTACGAACCCCGATTGTCGGTACCCTCCGCGGCGAGTGA
- a CDS encoding ABC transporter ATP-binding protein produces MSISVRNLNKTFESAAGPLEILSGVDFELADGEAAVITGPSGSGKSTFLYVLGLLEQPTSGEVNLFGETPYAWSESRQAKFRNERIGFVFQDHHLLPQCTVIENVLLPVLAFGKAGKSDQDRATELIDRVGLSHRIDHRPAKLSGGERQRVALCRSLINEPDLLLADEPTGNLDTATADNVGDLLLALGKERGTTLVCVTHSLQLAERFPLRFSLKDKKLVRPEAGVRS; encoded by the coding sequence GTGTCTATCTCCGTTCGCAATCTCAATAAGACCTTCGAATCGGCAGCCGGACCACTGGAGATTCTCAGTGGGGTCGACTTCGAACTTGCAGACGGCGAGGCCGCCGTCATCACGGGGCCGTCCGGGTCGGGCAAGAGCACGTTCCTGTACGTGCTCGGCCTGCTGGAGCAGCCGACGTCGGGCGAGGTGAATCTGTTCGGCGAGACGCCCTACGCCTGGAGCGAGTCGAGGCAGGCGAAGTTCCGCAACGAGCGAATCGGGTTCGTGTTTCAGGACCATCACCTGCTGCCGCAATGCACGGTGATTGAGAATGTGCTGCTGCCGGTGCTCGCGTTCGGCAAGGCAGGCAAGTCCGATCAGGATCGCGCGACGGAACTGATCGATCGCGTCGGCCTGTCGCATCGGATCGATCACCGGCCCGCAAAACTCTCCGGCGGAGAACGGCAACGCGTGGCGTTGTGCCGCTCACTCATCAACGAACCCGACCTGCTGCTCGCGGACGAGCCGACCGGCAATCTTGATACGGCGACGGCCGACAACGTCGGCGACCTGCTGTTAGCCCTCGGCAAAGAACGCGGCACGACGCTCGTCTGCGTCACGCACAGCCTCCAACTGGCCGAGCGATTTCCGCTTCGCTTCTCGCTCAAGGATAAGAAGCTCGTCCGTCCGGAAGCCGGGGTCCGATCGTGA
- a CDS encoding acyl-CoA thioesterase: MASTFTTTRRVAFCETDMAGIVHFSYFYRYMEDVEHAFFRSLGLSIMEKQPDGSIVGWPRVSAKCNFKAPLYFEDEVAITLSVQRIGVKSLTLDIHFNRGDELVALGTMKTVCCHFTRGKPMESIAIPDSYLSKIEEASTDA; encoded by the coding sequence ATGGCTTCGACGTTTACTACCACCCGCCGGGTCGCGTTTTGTGAGACCGACATGGCGGGGATCGTTCACTTCTCCTACTTCTACCGGTACATGGAAGACGTCGAGCACGCGTTCTTCAGGTCGCTGGGATTGTCGATCATGGAGAAGCAGCCCGACGGCTCGATCGTCGGCTGGCCGCGTGTGAGCGCGAAGTGCAACTTCAAGGCCCCGCTCTACTTCGAAGACGAAGTCGCGATCACGCTGAGTGTCCAGCGGATCGGCGTGAAGTCGCTGACGCTCGACATCCACTTCAACCGCGGCGATGAGCTGGTCGCCCTCGGCACCATGAAAACCGTCTGCTGCCACTTCACTCGCGGCAAGCCGATGGAGTCGATCGCCATCCCGGACAGCTATCTGTCCAAAATCGAAGAAGCCTCGACGGACGCCTGA
- a CDS encoding sodium:solute symporter family protein produces MTQLIIIGIYLSLLLGLGIFASTLFRGTSKDYMLASHSIGPFLLLMSIFGTTMTAFALVGSTGESFSRGIGVYGMLASSSGIIHSLCFFLLGIKLWSLGKKYGYTTQIQFFRDRLESDKIGLLLFPILVTLVIPYLLIGVMASGGVINGVTQGTFEAGTFPSFLENGDAAEDGTPGTMATGSKGGVPRELASLTICVVVLIYVFFGGMRGTAWANAFQTIVFMILGMVTFYVIATKLTGESSLFAALQKASEAIPKEKATRIGISQSAFLTYLFVPLSVGMFPHLFQHWLTAKSAASFKLPVIAHPIFIMIVWVPCVLVGAWATSNLIQIPPPIQANQNLVLPFLVKKLAGPVLGGFLTAGILAAIMSSLDSQFLCLGTMFTEDIAVHYGGKDRFNDKQTVVLARCFIIAIVALTYFFSLFEPRAVFVLGVWCFSGFSALFPLVFGCLYWRGVTKPGAYACILAAISSWVYLFWKSGFAEDERYTLDFTIAGTTYPTMPVFTMVVCSTLALIIVSLATQKWKPTEATLAKFFPER; encoded by the coding sequence GTGACACAGCTAATCATTATCGGCATCTACCTGTCGCTGTTGCTGGGCCTCGGAATCTTCGCGAGCACGCTATTTCGCGGCACCAGCAAAGACTACATGCTGGCTAGTCATTCGATCGGGCCGTTTCTGCTCCTGATGAGCATCTTCGGCACGACCATGACGGCCTTTGCCCTTGTTGGTTCGACCGGCGAATCGTTCAGCCGGGGGATCGGCGTCTACGGGATGCTGGCGTCGTCGAGTGGGATCATCCATTCGCTTTGTTTCTTTCTGCTCGGCATCAAACTGTGGTCGCTGGGTAAGAAGTACGGCTACACGACGCAGATTCAGTTCTTTCGCGACCGGCTCGAAAGCGACAAGATCGGACTGCTGCTGTTTCCGATTCTCGTCACGCTCGTGATTCCGTATCTGCTGATCGGCGTGATGGCGTCCGGCGGGGTGATCAACGGGGTCACGCAGGGCACGTTTGAAGCGGGGACATTTCCCTCGTTTCTGGAAAACGGAGACGCCGCGGAAGACGGCACTCCCGGCACGATGGCCACCGGTTCGAAGGGCGGAGTGCCCCGCGAATTGGCCTCGCTCACGATCTGCGTTGTGGTGCTGATCTACGTGTTCTTCGGCGGCATGAGAGGAACAGCCTGGGCGAACGCCTTCCAAACGATCGTGTTCATGATTCTCGGGATGGTGACGTTCTATGTGATCGCCACGAAACTCACCGGGGAGTCTTCCCTGTTCGCCGCACTCCAAAAGGCGAGCGAAGCGATCCCGAAAGAGAAGGCGACACGGATTGGGATCTCGCAGTCGGCATTCCTGACATACCTATTCGTGCCGCTGTCGGTCGGCATGTTCCCTCACTTATTTCAGCACTGGTTGACGGCCAAGAGCGCCGCCTCGTTTAAGCTGCCGGTGATCGCGCACCCGATCTTTATCATGATCGTGTGGGTGCCCTGCGTACTGGTTGGAGCTTGGGCGACGAGCAATTTGATTCAGATTCCGCCGCCGATTCAGGCCAACCAGAATCTCGTCCTGCCGTTCCTCGTGAAGAAGCTCGCCGGGCCAGTGCTGGGCGGATTTCTCACCGCGGGAATCCTCGCGGCGATTATGTCGTCGCTCGACAGCCAGTTCCTCTGTTTGGGCACGATGTTCACCGAAGACATCGCCGTCCACTACGGCGGAAAAGATCGCTTCAACGACAAGCAAACCGTCGTGCTGGCACGCTGCTTTATCATCGCGATCGTGGCTCTGACCTACTTCTTCAGTCTGTTCGAACCGCGGGCCGTGTTTGTGCTCGGGGTATGGTGCTTCAGCGGTTTCAGCGCCCTGTTCCCGCTCGTGTTCGGGTGCCTGTATTGGCGGGGCGTGACGAAGCCGGGGGCTTATGCCTGCATATTGGCGGCGATTTCGAGTTGGGTCTATCTCTTCTGGAAATCGGGCTTCGCCGAGGATGAGCGCTACACGCTCGACTTCACTATCGCCGGCACGACCTACCCGACGATGCCGGTCTTCACGATGGTCGTCTGCTCGACGCTGGCGCTCATTATCGTTTCGCTCGCCACGCAAAAATGGAAACCGACCGAGGCGACGCTGGCGAAGTTCTTTCCGGAGCGCTAG
- a CDS encoding DUF3311 domain-containing protein — protein MRYVVWGLVVLLIVLHQDVWYWDDATLVFGFIPIGLFYHACISVAAAFTWFLATKFAWPQDLIEETVAEVNPEAGSFRANPVNPGGDAEAGAPA, from the coding sequence ATGCGTTACGTTGTTTGGGGCCTGGTGGTCCTGCTGATCGTTCTGCACCAGGATGTCTGGTACTGGGACGATGCCACGCTGGTGTTCGGGTTTATTCCGATCGGGTTGTTCTATCACGCCTGCATTTCCGTTGCGGCGGCGTTCACGTGGTTTCTGGCGACGAAATTCGCTTGGCCTCAGGACCTGATCGAAGAAACCGTGGCCGAGGTCAATCCGGAGGCAGGTTCATTCCGAGCCAATCCCGTCAATCCGGGCGGTGATGCAGAAGCGGGGGCGCCGGCGTGA
- a CDS encoding NAD(P)/FAD-dependent oxidoreductase, with the protein MIQTEPTIDNGPQPELSDSYDVILLGAGPAGAASAAIVAEAGYSTLLLERQAIPRFHVGESLIPETYWSLKRLGLIDRLKDSAFPKKYSVQFVNETGKESAPFYFDTYKDCESSVTWQVERGQFDKMLVDNAREKGTTVRTDAHVMDVLWDGERAAGVKVRLGHGDDRVVREIESKVIMDATGQSAFIANRLGLRDPDPKLKKGTIWTYWKDAKRDPGERDEGCTLIIAGADKKTWFWFIPLSDGITSVGCTGDMAHMFGKHRTSPEATYMEEVEKSPGIMRRLEGATRVKEFFTTKDFSYYSSRGSGEGWVSVGDAYGFIDPVYSSGVFLALKSGEYGADAVVRALEANDLSAEKLGGWQHCYKEGVQNFRRLVYAFYSDDFSIGGFLKKHPEFKDGIVDILIGDVFKPGLDDMFRCMSEDVPELRELVDTPAAATS; encoded by the coding sequence ATGATTCAAACGGAGCCGACAATCGACAACGGGCCTCAGCCCGAGCTGTCTGATTCGTATGATGTGATCTTACTGGGCGCCGGTCCCGCGGGGGCTGCCTCCGCGGCCATCGTCGCGGAGGCGGGCTATTCGACTTTGCTGCTCGAGCGGCAGGCAATTCCCAGATTTCACGTCGGTGAGTCACTGATCCCGGAGACGTATTGGTCCCTGAAACGACTCGGGTTGATCGATCGACTCAAGGATTCTGCCTTCCCCAAGAAATACAGCGTTCAATTCGTGAACGAGACGGGCAAGGAGTCCGCCCCGTTTTATTTCGACACCTACAAAGACTGCGAAAGCAGCGTGACCTGGCAGGTCGAGCGGGGCCAGTTCGACAAGATGCTCGTCGACAACGCCCGCGAGAAAGGAACGACGGTTCGCACCGATGCGCACGTGATGGACGTCCTATGGGACGGCGAGCGTGCCGCGGGTGTGAAGGTGCGGCTGGGCCACGGCGACGATCGCGTCGTGCGAGAGATCGAATCGAAGGTGATTATGGACGCGACGGGGCAGTCGGCGTTCATCGCCAACCGGCTCGGCCTGCGTGATCCCGATCCGAAGCTGAAAAAGGGCACCATCTGGACCTATTGGAAAGATGCGAAGCGAGATCCCGGCGAACGGGACGAAGGTTGCACCCTGATCATTGCCGGGGCCGACAAGAAGACCTGGTTCTGGTTCATTCCGCTCTCCGACGGCATCACGAGCGTCGGCTGCACCGGCGACATGGCGCATATGTTCGGCAAGCACCGCACGTCACCCGAAGCAACCTACATGGAGGAGGTCGAGAAGTCGCCCGGCATCATGCGACGGCTCGAAGGCGCGACGCGTGTGAAAGAGTTCTTCACGACGAAAGACTTCAGCTATTACTCGTCAAGAGGCTCGGGTGAAGGCTGGGTCTCGGTCGGAGACGCGTACGGATTCATCGATCCGGTCTACTCTTCCGGCGTCTTCCTCGCACTCAAAAGTGGCGAATACGGAGCCGATGCTGTCGTGCGAGCTTTGGAAGCGAACGACCTGTCCGCCGAGAAATTGGGGGGCTGGCAACACTGCTACAAGGAAGGCGTTCAGAACTTCCGCCGACTCGTCTACGCGTTTTACAGCGACGACTTCAGCATCGGCGGCTTCCTCAAGAAGCACCCCGAATTTAAGGACGGCATCGTCGACATTCTAATCGGCGACGTCTTCAAACCCGGTCTCGACGACATGTTCCGCTGCATGAGCGAAGACGTGCCCGAACTGCGGGAACTGGTGGACACACCGGCGGCTGCGACGTCATAG
- a CDS encoding DUF1559 family PulG-like putative transporter produces the protein MSDDSQDQQPRRPAKKKSSNSTVIIVVILSVAVGGLSIVACCGVALLLPAVQAAREAARRAQSQNNLRQQALAAHNFHDLRQAFPSGPAGNDVTYTEGIENPPARSWRSQMLPFLDYDFLYESIDKTQPWDSPVNEAVFSEPMPVFLNPGVSTDEVVNGYGISNYEANSQVFTDDRVSRIRAITDGLSNTLIIGEINAAYPPWAKPGTQRDPANGLGGGPNAYGAAWRDGVVNFVFADGAVQTLSPDIDREVLSNLANPQDGNGGSPF, from the coding sequence ATGTCTGATGATTCTCAAGACCAACAGCCCAGACGTCCGGCGAAGAAGAAGAGTTCAAATTCGACGGTCATCATTGTCGTGATTCTCTCGGTGGCCGTCGGCGGGCTGAGCATCGTTGCTTGCTGCGGAGTCGCGTTGCTGCTTCCTGCCGTGCAGGCGGCCAGGGAAGCGGCACGGCGCGCGCAAAGCCAAAACAATCTGAGGCAGCAGGCACTCGCGGCGCATAACTTCCACGACTTGCGCCAGGCATTTCCGAGCGGTCCGGCCGGGAACGACGTGACCTATACCGAAGGGATCGAAAATCCACCCGCCCGAAGCTGGCGGTCGCAGATGCTCCCCTTCCTCGACTACGACTTCTTGTATGAGTCGATCGACAAGACTCAGCCTTGGGATTCGCCGGTCAACGAGGCCGTTTTCTCAGAACCGATGCCGGTGTTCCTGAATCCCGGCGTCAGCACGGATGAAGTCGTCAACGGCTATGGAATCAGCAATTACGAAGCGAATTCTCAAGTCTTTACCGACGACCGCGTGTCACGTATCAGGGCTATCACCGACGGCCTCTCAAATACCCTCATAATCGGCGAAATCAATGCCGCGTATCCGCCGTGGGCGAAGCCGGGAACTCAAAGAGATCCGGCTAATGGCTTAGGCGGCGGACCGAACGCCTATGGCGCAGCTTGGCGAGACGGGGTGGTGAATTTCGTCTTCGCGGACGGAGCGGTCCAAACGCTCTCGCCGGACATCGACCGCGAGGTGCTTTCGAATCTGGCGAATCCGCAGGACGGTAATGGCGGCAGTCCTTTCTGA
- a CDS encoding DUF1559 family PulG-like putative transporter gives MPSDSGLPPRRRRRPSQPGAPPPRRKKPGGNSSKKRSGGRKRKKSGRNPAVIIIAIVAGGGLAMLVCCGAFLFPAMTQARKAERRSHSRNDLKQVALGTHNFQDVYVVLPSGPAGNEKLFRSDEADRSWRTHLLPFVGHPDLFDRIDKTAAWDAPQNAAVFAESIPEFVNPALNPDGTPGPYGVSTYEANSLVFRSDKVMSRKEITDGASNTLFIGEVNAALPAWGKPGTARNPAIGLGGGPDRFGSPWTIAGENVVYFTLGDGSVRPISNNIDRRVLGYLANPSDGNEFDVASLDAKVNPTAQTSASIPEGLRPNGGRPIDGKERLKEIGKASHAHHNVHGHFPSGPTEIPDAADTSKLSVFASLLPHLGQQTTFNAIDRNASWDSSQNRRAYGTRIENFYQWPDQSAVGPKGYALSHIAPNSRLFKIEVDGKVVSPSYQTISDGTSNTIMMGQVNSHFRPWGDPNASRDPALGFGSNPDQMGGNGEFCFILLADGRVMKMTYNISSQALKHISTPAAGDTPTY, from the coding sequence ATGCCCAGTGATTCCGGTCTGCCCCCGCGTCGCCGCCGCCGCCCATCGCAACCCGGTGCCCCACCGCCTCGCCGAAAAAAACCGGGGGGAAATAGCTCGAAGAAGCGATCGGGAGGCCGCAAGCGAAAGAAGAGCGGACGAAACCCGGCTGTCATTATCATTGCGATCGTGGCAGGCGGCGGGCTGGCAATGCTGGTTTGCTGCGGGGCGTTTCTTTTCCCGGCGATGACGCAGGCGCGCAAGGCGGAGCGACGATCTCACAGCAGGAACGACCTGAAGCAGGTCGCCCTCGGCACGCATAACTTTCAGGACGTCTATGTCGTCCTACCCTCGGGGCCGGCTGGAAATGAAAAACTGTTTCGCTCAGATGAAGCCGACCGAAGTTGGCGAACGCACCTGCTTCCATTCGTCGGTCATCCGGACCTCTTCGACCGCATCGACAAAACCGCGGCGTGGGATGCCCCGCAAAATGCGGCTGTGTTCGCCGAGTCGATACCGGAATTTGTGAATCCGGCCCTGAACCCGGATGGCACTCCCGGGCCGTACGGCGTCAGCACTTACGAGGCAAATTCGCTGGTCTTCCGGTCCGACAAAGTGATGTCGCGGAAGGAAATCACCGACGGCGCATCGAACACGCTATTCATCGGAGAGGTCAATGCCGCCCTTCCCGCTTGGGGAAAGCCGGGCACAGCGCGCAATCCCGCCATCGGACTTGGTGGCGGCCCAGATCGCTTCGGCTCTCCCTGGACGATTGCCGGGGAGAATGTCGTGTACTTCACCCTGGGCGACGGCTCGGTCCGTCCGATCTCAAACAACATTGACCGACGAGTTCTGGGTTACCTTGCCAATCCGTCTGACGGAAACGAATTCGATGTGGCGAGCTTGGACGCAAAAGTGAATCCAACAGCTCAAACTTCGGCTTCAATTCCAGAGGGACTCCGTCCGAATGGTGGTCGACCAATTGATGGTAAGGAGCGGCTGAAGGAGATCGGTAAAGCGTCCCATGCGCACCATAATGTTCATGGTCATTTCCCAAGCGGACCAACGGAAATACCCGACGCGGCTGATACTTCGAAGCTCAGCGTGTTCGCTTCACTGCTTCCGCACTTGGGACAGCAAACGACATTCAACGCGATTGACCGCAACGCGTCGTGGGATTCATCGCAAAACCGGCGTGCTTACGGCACACGAATCGAGAACTTTTACCAATGGCCGGATCAGTCCGCTGTCGGCCCAAAGGGGTATGCTCTGTCGCACATTGCACCGAACAGCCGCTTGTTCAAAATTGAAGTTGACGGAAAAGTCGTAAGCCCCAGCTATCAGACGATTTCGGACGGTACCAGCAACACGATTATGATGGGCCAAGTCAATTCGCACTTTCGCCCTTGGGGCGACCCGAATGCCTCGCGTGATCCGGCCCTCGGATTCGGATCAAATCCCGATCAAATGGGCGGCAATGGAGAATTTTGCTTCATATTGCTTGCCGACGGGCGGGTGATGAAAATGACCTACAATATTTCTTCGCAGGCGCTCAAACATATATCTACACCGGCAGCAGGTGACACGCCGACGTATTAA